From one Bos javanicus breed banteng chromosome 15, ARS-OSU_banteng_1.0, whole genome shotgun sequence genomic stretch:
- the LOC133261765 gene encoding NXPE family member 4-like isoform X1 — protein MTMKIANHKSLLVLLFILASWITFAVIENSTKLWTALRLPFSLHHWNFVMKTQPEPPPNPIVSPTETALRIKRIMEKLDQLVPPRPFTNVSSTTSATHSRATVLSPRDTYCRGDRLDVLLEMRDHLGRRKEYGGDFLRARMSSPALKAGASGKVTDFNNGTYLVSFMLFWEGQVSLSVLLIHPSEGVSALWRARNQGYDRVIFTGQFNRGTSQVNTDCALALNSSAELCEYLDTRDQEAFYCVKPPNVPCAALTHMHSKNKDVSYLSKQERSLFERSNVAVEMMAKFNAITVSKCHSEKTVPVKRQCKFGMASTIPSGHVWKDTWNPVSCSLAAIEMKECLRGKFIYLLGDSTIRQWMEYFKSSINTLKSVDLHESGKLQKQLAVDLNENINIQWQRHSYPLIGSLTYSVKEIEYIAQVIDRIGGEKNTIIVISLGQHFRPFPIDVFIRRALNIHDAVQRLLLRSPETVVIIKAENIREMNVDVERFSDFHGYIQYLALKDIFQDLNVGILDAWDITIAYGTNNVHPPQSVVRNQINILLNFIC, from the exons TTATGGACTGCACTCAGGTTGCCCTTTTCCCTCCATCACTGGAATTTCGTCATGAAAACACAACCTGAACCACCACCGAATCCAATAGTTTCACCAACAGAGACTGCCCTGAGGATAAAGAGGATCATGGAGAAGCTAGACCAGCTGGTCCCACCCAGACCCTTCACCAACGTGAGCTCCACCACCAGCGCCACACACAGCAGAGCCACCGTCCTCAGCCCTCGGGACACGTACTGCAGGGGGGACCGGCTGGACGTCCTGCTGGAGATGAGGGACCACCTGGGACGCAGGAAGGAATATGGCGGGGATTTCCTCAGGGCCAGGATGTCCTCCCCAGCCCTGAAGGCGGGTGCTTCAGGAAAGGTGACAGACTTCAACAATGGCACCTACCTTGTGAGCTTCATGCTGTTCTGGGAGGGCCAGGTGTCCCTGTCCGTCCTGCTCATCCACCCCAGTGAAGGGGTGTCGGCTCTCTGGAGGGCCAGGAACCAAGGCTACGACAGGGTGATCTTCACAGGCCAGTTTAACAGAGGCACCTCCCAAGTCAATACTGACTGTGCCCTGGCTTTAAATTCAAGTGCTGAACTGTGTGAATACCTGGATACCCGAGACCAAGAAGCCTTCTACTGCGTGAAGCCTCCGAACGTTCCCTGTGCCGCACTCACCCACATGCATTCCAAAAACAAGGATGTATCTTATCTTAGCAAACAAGAAAGAAGCCTCTTTGAGAG GTCAAATGTGGCTGTAGAGATGATGGCAAAGTTCAATGCCATTACTGTCTCCAAATGTCACT CAGAAAAGACAGTTCCAGTGAAAAGGCAATGCAAGTTTGGCATGGCATCCACAATTCCCAGTGGACATGTCTGGAAAGACACGTGGAATCCTGTCTCCTGTAGTTTGGCTGCAATCGAAATGAAAGAATGCTTGAGAGGAAAATTTATATATCTACTGGGAGATTCCACGATCCGCCAGTGGATGGAATACTTCAAAAGCAGTATCAACA CCCTGAAGTCAGTGGATCTGCACGAATCTGGAAAACTTCAAAAGCAACTTGCTGTGGACTTGAACGAGAATATCAATATCCAGTGGCAAAGACATAGTTACCCCTTGATTGGATCATTGACCTACTCAGTCAAAGAGATTGAATACATCGCCCAGGTTATTGACAGAattggaggagaaaaaaatactatCATTGTTATTTCTCTGGGCCAACACTTCAGACCCTTTCCCATTGACGTTTTTATCCGAAGGGCCCTCAACATCCATGATGCAGTTCAACGCCTTCTTCTGAGAAGCCCAGAGACTGTGGTTATCATCAAGGCAGAAAACATCAGGGAGATGAATGTGGATGTGGAGAGATTTAGTGACTTTCATGGTTATATCCAGTATCTTGCCTTGAAGGATATTTTCCAGGATCTCAATGTGGGCATTCTTGATGCTTGGGATATAACAATTGCATATGGTACAAATAACGTCCACCCACCCCAGTCTGTAGTCAGAAATCAGATTAATATATTGTTAAACTTTATTTGCTAG
- the LOC133261765 gene encoding NXPE family member 4-like isoform X2, giving the protein MKTQPEPPPNPIVSPTETALRIKRIMEKLDQLVPPRPFTNVSSTTSATHSRATVLSPRDTYCRGDRLDVLLEMRDHLGRRKEYGGDFLRARMSSPALKAGASGKVTDFNNGTYLVSFMLFWEGQVSLSVLLIHPSEGVSALWRARNQGYDRVIFTGQFNRGTSQVNTDCALALNSSAELCEYLDTRDQEAFYCVKPPNVPCAALTHMHSKNKDVSYLSKQERSLFERSNVAVEMMAKFNAITVSKCHSEKTVPVKRQCKFGMASTIPSGHVWKDTWNPVSCSLAAIEMKECLRGKFIYLLGDSTIRQWMEYFKSSINTLKSVDLHESGKLQKQLAVDLNENINIQWQRHSYPLIGSLTYSVKEIEYIAQVIDRIGGEKNTIIVISLGQHFRPFPIDVFIRRALNIHDAVQRLLLRSPETVVIIKAENIREMNVDVERFSDFHGYIQYLALKDIFQDLNVGILDAWDITIAYGTNNVHPPQSVVRNQINILLNFIC; this is encoded by the exons ATGAAAACACAACCTGAACCACCACCGAATCCAATAGTTTCACCAACAGAGACTGCCCTGAGGATAAAGAGGATCATGGAGAAGCTAGACCAGCTGGTCCCACCCAGACCCTTCACCAACGTGAGCTCCACCACCAGCGCCACACACAGCAGAGCCACCGTCCTCAGCCCTCGGGACACGTACTGCAGGGGGGACCGGCTGGACGTCCTGCTGGAGATGAGGGACCACCTGGGACGCAGGAAGGAATATGGCGGGGATTTCCTCAGGGCCAGGATGTCCTCCCCAGCCCTGAAGGCGGGTGCTTCAGGAAAGGTGACAGACTTCAACAATGGCACCTACCTTGTGAGCTTCATGCTGTTCTGGGAGGGCCAGGTGTCCCTGTCCGTCCTGCTCATCCACCCCAGTGAAGGGGTGTCGGCTCTCTGGAGGGCCAGGAACCAAGGCTACGACAGGGTGATCTTCACAGGCCAGTTTAACAGAGGCACCTCCCAAGTCAATACTGACTGTGCCCTGGCTTTAAATTCAAGTGCTGAACTGTGTGAATACCTGGATACCCGAGACCAAGAAGCCTTCTACTGCGTGAAGCCTCCGAACGTTCCCTGTGCCGCACTCACCCACATGCATTCCAAAAACAAGGATGTATCTTATCTTAGCAAACAAGAAAGAAGCCTCTTTGAGAG GTCAAATGTGGCTGTAGAGATGATGGCAAAGTTCAATGCCATTACTGTCTCCAAATGTCACT CAGAAAAGACAGTTCCAGTGAAAAGGCAATGCAAGTTTGGCATGGCATCCACAATTCCCAGTGGACATGTCTGGAAAGACACGTGGAATCCTGTCTCCTGTAGTTTGGCTGCAATCGAAATGAAAGAATGCTTGAGAGGAAAATTTATATATCTACTGGGAGATTCCACGATCCGCCAGTGGATGGAATACTTCAAAAGCAGTATCAACA CCCTGAAGTCAGTGGATCTGCACGAATCTGGAAAACTTCAAAAGCAACTTGCTGTGGACTTGAACGAGAATATCAATATCCAGTGGCAAAGACATAGTTACCCCTTGATTGGATCATTGACCTACTCAGTCAAAGAGATTGAATACATCGCCCAGGTTATTGACAGAattggaggagaaaaaaatactatCATTGTTATTTCTCTGGGCCAACACTTCAGACCCTTTCCCATTGACGTTTTTATCCGAAGGGCCCTCAACATCCATGATGCAGTTCAACGCCTTCTTCTGAGAAGCCCAGAGACTGTGGTTATCATCAAGGCAGAAAACATCAGGGAGATGAATGTGGATGTGGAGAGATTTAGTGACTTTCATGGTTATATCCAGTATCTTGCCTTGAAGGATATTTTCCAGGATCTCAATGTGGGCATTCTTGATGCTTGGGATATAACAATTGCATATGGTACAAATAACGTCCACCCACCCCAGTCTGTAGTCAGAAATCAGATTAATATATTGTTAAACTTTATTTGCTAG